GCCACAAGGAGAAGCAATTGCCTTACGACAATCTTCTCGACTAATCAGACCTCCTACCAGGCTAAGGGACTATGTGTCCCACAAGGTGTCGTATCCAATCCAACACTTCATTAATTATACTTCTGTATCAAATTAGTACAAGGCATACCTAGGAAATCTCACCACACACACTGAGCCATCTTCCTTCTACGAAGCTAACACTAATCCTAATTGGTGTAAAGTCATGAAGGAAGAACTACAGGCCTTAGAAAAAAATGACACCTAGGACATTATCACCTTGCCTCAAAATAAGAAACTTGTGGGGTGTAAATGGGTGTATAAGATTAAGTATAAATGCGATGGCACCATTGAAAGATACAAGGCTAGGTTAGTTGCAAAGGAATTTACTCAGACCTATGGGGTAGACTATCAGAAAACCTTTGCTCCTGTAGCAAAAACGAGTACTGTTCACATATTATTATCTGTTGTAATTAATTCAGGTTGGCGCTTGTCCTAAATGGACGTAAAGAATGTCTTTCTCCAATGGTCTTTAGATGAAGAAGTCTATATGACTCTTCCTTCAGGACATAAGGATTCCTCAAATCATTCCCTGGTATGTAAGTTGAAAAAGGCTATCTATGGATTAAAGCAATCCCcaagagcatggtatgccaagctaagtcatttcttgttaaaaatcaattttcataaatatgctTCGGATTCGTCTATGTTTGCCAAACACACCCACAcatccattattattattcttgtttATGTTGTCATCTGGACGCCATCGATAGAATCCTCAAATATCCTAAGGGTTCTCCAGGCTAAGGTATttggataaaaaataataataatgctaacaCTATTACAGGTTTCTCTAATGCAGATTGGGCAGAAAGTTGTGACAGAAAGTCGACTTCAGGATACTGCACATTCGTAGGGGGAGACCTAGTAACttggaaaagcaaaaagtAATCAGTAACCGCAAGGTCCAGTGCCGAAGTCGAGTATCGTGCCATGACATCGACAACTAGCGAGCTTATTTGGATTAAACAAGTACTGATTGATATGGGATAAAATGCAAAGGTCCGATGGAAATGTACTATGATAACATAGCAGCCAGACACATCACATCGAACCCTGTCTTTCACGAAAGGACCAAACATATTGAAGTTGATTGTCACTTTATAAGGGAGAAAGTCCAATCAGGAGAAATTGCAACTCTATTCGTCAGAAGCCACGAACAGCTGGCAGACATCTTCACAAAGGCTCTAGACAAAGCAAGTCACCAAAGGCTCCTTAGCAAGATGGGTTCTATCAATTTATTCGAACCcaccttgagggggagtgttgaggATACTGCTGAGAATATACCAAAACAAGAACAAGTCAACAAGAATCAACAGTCAAAAACTATTAGTAAGGACCAACAGTCTTTGACTGTTGGACAAGGCCTCAGCTATTCTGATCATCACAGGCCAAAAATTAGGGAAAATGAGCAATTCCTCTCCTCTAGGGAAGAAGGGTCACTTCCACCTTTCCCTAGCTAGAAAAGAACGTTGGAATGTAACAGAGATAGTAATAGGACTGTTGCAATCAAAATCATGTATATAACAGGATACTTAACCCTCATGTAATTTCAGAATACTAATGTATAGCATCAcagattaataaaatcaatatctTACAAATTCTCACACAATCAGATGTTAATATCAATGAATTTGTGTGCTTCATCCAGACATCATAAAAGGTTCTTGTCTTCACGTCCACGATATCTAGTATTGCGCTTAACCAAGAAATTACATCACAGTTGCACAGATTTCTCAGCCGAACAGAGGAATATTTGCAATAAGCAATCTTACATTGTatacttagcaatagaaaaagtTGAGCACAAGTCTTAGATAGATAGGAAGTAATGTCTCACTCGCTACTAATAATGATATAACCTCTTTGTtagatcaaaagaaaaaaaattgggGTTAAAAGCCTCAAGTTTTTCCCTTTCCATCTTTAGACAATTGACATCGGTCTACTAGAAAAAAATGAACTTTCTTCTTTCACCTTCATTGACAGGTGGAAAAAAGCGGAGGGATCAAAAATTGGAACAGACTTCTAATATGAATAGAGCAACATATGGAAGTGGCACCATAGGAATGTCCACAGATACAGATGATGAGTTTTTGGATCTTTAATAAGTGCCACTGCGAGAGGAATGAAGAAGGTAAAATAATCACTTCAACTGTGACTGCTGTCACTGTCGTAGCATCagttgatttgatttttatagttAGAGCATCTTGAACACGGTGTTGCAGGCAGGTTTATTGATGAATTTGTCGAGTTTCATAGTTTATTATTGGAATGTGGATGGAAAATTGGACGTAAgtgattttttctttaaaattgttttttaggaaagtaatttattttctatattttttagttgtgATATTATCTAGTGTTTGGAATGttgtgaaaaatattattttctgttcggttaaaaaattaaaaatatttaaaattcattagaatcttttataatatcattttatgataaaatacaaaagataTTACAcccaaataagaaattgaacattattttgaatgattatttgtgaaaaatagaacaatgaaaaatattataaaaatgaacaACTCTTTGTATTTTGTATATATGAATTCTGAGTTATTTATAAGAAGGCGATCGGTATATATACATGAATTGTTTAATTGTGAATTGTATTCTAACAGTTCCGTGACGACTCTTTCTGCTTAACGACTCTTGTGCAGCTTTGAGACATCAGCTTCTGACTTTCTCCTTTCTTCAACACCATCCGGTGATTCGcagtttaatatatttttctttggcaaaagaaaaaaagaaatcttcGATGATCAGAGTAGTTTATTTGACTTTTAACAATGAAATCTTTAAGATGAAGCGGAACAACGATAAAGATATGAATATTTGCTATAAAGTTAAGATTGTAACGTGAAGTCTAAAGTCAAATTCGAACATGGCTTCCTCTTCCAACACAAAGTGGAATTGAGATGTGTTCTTGAGTTTCAGAGGTGGCGACACCTCTATTCTGCTTTGTGTCGGGATGGAATCCATACATTCTTAGACCAGGACAAGATCGACTTCGGCGAAAATATCGGACCCGCATGCCTTAAAGGAAACCGAGAATCAAGATTTTCTTTACTTATTCTATCCAAAGATTATGCCTTTTCCCCTTGGTGTCTTGAAGAGCTTCACTATATCCTACAATTTAAACCACCTCATCAAATCTATCCTATCTTTTATGATATTAATCAATCTGATGTTCAAAACGTCAGTGGAAGCTGTGGAAATGCATTTTTGGAGCATGAAAAGCGTTTCGACCAAGATGTCCTTATGATGTGTTCAGAAAGTTTCTCACTTGAAGGGTCTTAATTTACAAAACCACTTAGATGGGTAAGCTCTCTGCCAATCATTTCATTATATTTGTTACCTGTATACACTGTGTGAATGATgttacatgtttgatcaattgtcTCGCTGAACTTTGGATACTCTTTTCCCTTGCTTAAAAATGACTTCTTTTGGCTAAGAAATTCTACTGGAGCACCCTCCTTCACAGCTAGACTTCTGCAAGTGAATTTtgcatataaaaaaagaaattttgcaTTGGACAGACACAGAATGGAGACCTCAAGTTTAACTTGTGTAGTTGAACTGATAGTCTGATAATGTCCTCAGTAATAAGTAATGACCCAATTAGTGGAAACTAACATCTGTGTGAACACTGAAAAAGTTACTATTATGATGATGCAACAGCTCGCCATCCATCAGATCTCCTGACCCACTTGAATTCTGATCAAGTTCAGTGGTTTACTGGTTACTGGGTTGGTTCTTGGGTTTTAccaaattttcttaaaacagGATCTGACAAGCTGAAAGCCCAGCTACTGGTTCAGTTCTTAGTCCAACTGCCGAAGGTTGTCCATGTTTTAAAacctaaattaatactatattcGTTGTCAAAAGTATGTTTGgcattttacattttaatttcatgTAATATATTGAATGTTATCGAGTCTATTATTTTCCAAGGgcattcatatttattttcttctagtTCCAGACAATAGTGTTGATATTTATAGAGAGATTCCTAATCACAATTGCTAACAGATATAGGAAAGCTAGAATCAACTCGGTTTCCATCAACAAGATGtgcaacttttgcattttcttgtatttgttATTGTAGAAATGTGTGTATTTTGGTTTAACTCTGAAATGCAACTTAGTTTAAATTGCAGGTATGAGGTAAAAGATATTAACTATATTGTTAAGGAGATCTCACAAAGACTGAATCAAATGTCACTGAGTTTTTCCATTCAGCCTGTTGGTTTAAATTCTCGTGCAAATGAAATGATTTCATTGATTGCTCATGAAATGGAAGACATTCGCTAATTGGGATTTATGGAATGGTGGGTATAGGTAAGACCACTATTGCTAAGGAGGTTTACAATAGGATAATCCACAAATTTGAAAGTATATGCTTCCTTGAAAATGTTAAAGGAGTTATCTGTTTCCAAGGGTATAGGCTACCTACATAGGCAACTTCTCATTGCGAccctaaaaagaaaacatgaaaagataaataatgtTGATAGAGAATTGAATGTGATAATAGAAAGACTACGTCACAGACGAGTTCTCCCTGTGTTGGATGATGTTGATAAACTGGttcaactaaataaaattcttgGAAAACGTGATTGGCTTTTCCCAGGAAGTAGAGTGATTATAACAACTAGGATTAAGGATTTCTTACAACCACCTGAGTTGTATTGGCAATATGAAGTTAAGGAATTGGGTTATGGCAATTCTCTTCAGCTACTAAATTTACATGCCTTTGACAAGAGCCGTACTCTAGAAGATTACACAGAGTGTGcagaaaaagtggtataccaTGCCGGGGGAAACCCATTGGCTCTTGAAGTTTTGGGTTCCTCTGTGTAGTCAGAATGTTGATGCATGGAATAGTAGATGGGAGAAATTGAAAGTGATCAGTAAAGAAGATATTTACAGCAAATCAAAAATATGTTGTGATTCTCTTGATGACACTGaaaagtttatatttcttgATATTGCATGTTTTTCATTGGTTATAATAAGGACTATGTAATGAGCATACTGGAAGATTGCCATTTCTTCCCAACTGATGGAATGAATACACTCATAAGGAGATGCCTCGTAAAAATTAGTTCTGATAATAAGTTGGTGATGCACAATTTGATTCGGGACATGGGGAGAGAAATTGTTCGATGACAGCATCTTATAGATCCTGGGGAGCGCAGTAGATTATGGCACCATGAAGATGTAATTGATGTATTAACAGATAAAAGGTCAAAGTGAGTTTTTTCTGTTGGTCTAAAGTCAAAGCATAGATCTTAAAGCagcaaattcatttaaaaaattggcACGTAAAAGTTCtgtttattttgaatttattgtttttgtacCCTCTGATGgatttctctctttcttcaaaaaatttcagttttccttttaattatgCATGGTGCACACATATATAGACCTGCTTCTCTTCACTAACAGGAGTGATCGTCTTTGTCAGGGCACAAAAGCAGTTGAAGGCCTTGTTCTAAACATGCCACGATTGAAACACTCATGGAGTGCAAAGGCATTCAAAGAGATGAAAATGCTAAGACTGCTCCAGCTCAACTATGTAAGCCTTACAGGGAGCTATGAACTATGTAAGCCATGCATAATCTAATTGCTCTTGATATGCGCCACAGTAATCTAGAAAAGTTTTCTGAGGGAGGAAAGGTATGTTGCAGTATCTTTTTATTTGCTAGGAAAAAGTTGTTTACTTTGcagatattataattatacttTCCTTTTTTCGCTTTCAGTCTTTAAGGAAGCTGAAATTCCTAACCTTAGTCACTCTCGTGAACTTATGGAGACCCCTGACTTTGAAGATTGCCCCAGCCTTGAGAAATTGATTGTCAAAGATTGGAAAGGGTTCACAACTCCATCAGACTTCTTAGTAATCTTAATTTCCTGAATATGCAAGACTGCAAGAACCTTAAGAATCTTCCAGGAAGCATTGGTGATCTAGTATCACTAAGCTTAACCTGTCAGGCTGCTCACAACTTGAAGAATTGCCAATGTCCATTGCCCTTCTAGCTCGCcttattttcttgaatttgcAAGGGTGTGAGAACCTTAAGATTCTTCCAGAAAGCATTGGTGATATGAAAGCACTTCAGGAGCTGAACATATTGGGCTGCTCTAAATTTGAGGAACTTCCAGAATCCATTGGACTTCTGACTCACATTGTAATCCTGAATTTGCAAGACTGTGAGAACCTTAAGCATCTTCCAGGAAGCATTGGTGATCTAAAATCACTCGAGAAGCTAAATATGTCAGGTTGCTCAAAACTAGAGGAGTTGTCAGAGTCCATTGAATTTCTCACTTGCCTTCATCTCTGGAATCTGCAAGATTGCAAGAACCTGAACAATCCTCCTGCAAGTATTTGTTCTCAACATGTCTGGCTGCTCAAAAGTTGAGGAATTGCTTAATGTCAATGGAACTACAATACATGGGCTGCCATAGACTGCTGGAAATCTGAGACAAGTGGAAAGTTTGTTTTTGCAGGGATGTCACCTTACCTCTCAGCTTTCTGTCTTCTCAGCTGAACACTGTTAGCCTTTCCAAACTCCAAAATAGAAACAACAATCTGACAGGATATGTAGCCCTCAGGTATGAACTTCTCTTCCCTCTTTTGTAATTTACTATCTATCTAGCTCTACCTCTCTTTCATGGaagtattttatttgaacAGGTTCTTTCCGATGGAGAGGGTCTTTGACAGCATTTCTGTACCTGGAAGTGAGATTCCAGATTTGTTCAGCCATCAAAGTGAATACGACGCTATATCCCTCCAAGTAACACCTCTAGTTAATGAAGGTTCTAAGAGCATGTGCATTGCCACATGCACAGTTTGTCTACATAGTGGCATGGAAGGCATTGATTAACTGGAGCTGACATGGGTTATGGAATTGGAGTAAATTGGTTGGGCTACTCATTGCTTTGATTACGTTacatattctttatttttatttccttgTATTATTGTTGGCAAGCAGACCAATTTGTATCATTGAATAAGATATggtgaatttattttttattttatttcttttcttgtttttgtcGGTCCAAATTtcagcaaaaaaataaaaataaaaataaaaatacaagttTAGGAATTTGTTAGAGTGTTCTAATCGGACCCagattccatttctttttctttatcaaatataattcaTCTATTActtatcatattttctttttcacagTCTATTTTGGTCCCACCGACCTTGTTTCTCGTGTATTCAAGAAACGGCAGCGTTCTTGATGCATTATATACGCTGATGTTGTAGTGGCCTTTCTTGCATGCAAAGAAACTTTTAACAGAGAAAGACACCCCGCAGAAGAATGCCCGCCATTGCTGTTAGGGCGGCTACGGCTGCCACCACCTCTCGCCACGCACTTAAACCCACTTCCCTTATCAGTCCCGCCGTCGTCGCTGCCCTTGCTGCTCACCGGtatattttcttccttttctaattttcttttttttttttgttttatgaaaACAAAAGGAATCGAGTAATGTtgcgatttttttttttattgaagtaATTTAGTTTGAAGGGTTTGGGACattaaatcaaatcaaaaaaGTATTTCTTTTACGCTCTTGTATTCGAGGGACTGTCTATTAAAATAAGGATGTTCAGACGTATGaaatttggaaagaaaaattgaacttTTTGTGATGTgttaatttaaaagtttacCTCTTTTTAGAATTGAATTACTTGTTTGTTGGGAAGTTTTACAATCAGTTAAAAGACTCATCAATCCAATTATTTCGCGATGATACTAGTGCAATTACATTTAACCATTACtagataataatttcataaaatagaGGATTTAGCACTTCAACTTAAGTGGTTTCTAAGCGtcaattaatctaatttgtataaattttttctgattgataaaaaaaacaacaaagtAGATAGGtggatatattaatttttcccatttatttgtttgtttctcaATTATTCTGCTTGTGCTGGTTTATATATGTGCCTGTGATGTTGTCAATGACTACCAGGTATAAGGGTGTGATTGTGGATGGATGCACCAAGATCTTAGCATGTAAGCCCTCATCAAGCAACAGCTCAACTGTTGGCTTTGAATCTAATTCTCCCTTCTTGCCTCGGTTGTCACTAAGCAGAACTTCACAAGGATATAATCAGCCTCTGCATGCCTCTTCTTCTAAAGGTTACTATCTTTTCTTgtcttttatatttctttgaaCGAGTATTCGGTTAGCAATTAATCCATGAGGCTGTTGtttgatgttaatttattgaattttgcTTCTAGAAAATAGTATGAGTTCTAATTTTGGTTTGGAATGAGGTTGCTATTAACAGCAAAAGATGATATTCTGTTATACAAAGGAAGCGGGTTTTAGCTCCTCCCTTTGCTTCATGCTCTATAAGCAAAAGCTGCATTGTAGACAGGGTGGTTGGGATTTCTAACATATTCTAATGATCATAATCAACTAGaattcttgttcttcttcatGTCAATACAAAGTCTTTTATATCTTGTAGGAATGTGATATGCCTTGATTGTTCTTGCATCTTAAACAATGCTAGTAGTTGGAACTCGATTATAAAGATAAATGATATCAAATTTCTGTTCTCATTAGATTTGATGTTTCATGAATGGAACATGCTCTCATATCATTAAATGAATTATGCTTTGGAATGTTGGATTTCATAGTAACAATCCCATTGCACTTGGCAGAAAAGAAATTCTCACACCTTTCTGCTGCATCAACCTCCCTTTTTGGAGATCAAAATAATGTCTTGCATGGAATCCCAAGGCTACCTACTAGGCGAAGATCCCCAGAGCTTCCTAGAGCATACAAGAGTGATTTTTTCAGGTTGCCCTTCCCAGTATTAGCTGAGAAGCCAGAATGGTGGTGGAGAACATTGGCATGTCTCCCCTATTTGATTTCTCTGTATATGTCAGATACGGGGAATTTTATCCAACCCTTCCTAGAACATTACGACTACTTTGGTTTGGTATATTTCGTCCCTGGAGCTGTCTCAAGATTACCAGCTTATTTCCCTATGGTGTACTACTACATTGCGCTTCTTGGAGTTGTGAAGAACAAACAGGTTCCCCACTTCTTTAGGTTCCATCTCATGATGGGGATGTTGTTGGAAACAGCGCTGCAGGTGGTATGGTACACAAGCAACTTTTTTCCTCTCATTCACTTCAATGGTACGTACGGGATGTATTATTGGGCAGGCGTGGGATTTGCATACATTTTGATTCTATTGCAGTGTGTACGGTGTGCTCTTGCTGGCGGGTATGCTCAAATGCCTTTAATTAGCGATGCTGCCTTAGTTCATACCATGTTTAATATAGGAGGTTTCCAACGGCCTTTCTAGAAAGTCCTGATGATTGGATTTCTGTACACATTGGTTTAAATACATCGAGATTCAGGAAGCAGTACTGTTGACATCTTGAGCAAGCAGGATGAGGGGAAAACAAGAAGGGGAGGATTCAGTCTAGAGGGCTAAGTTGTATGTTATTCCGCCTAATTGAGAGAACGTTGATAGTATTATGTTGTGACAGAATGATACAGATATCAGATTTCGGTTGTCTACTTCTGTGCACCTTAATTATATGTTGTTTTTAGGACACTTCTGAGCACATCGTATAGTTTGCTT
The sequence above is drawn from the Ricinus communis isolate WT05 ecotype wild-type chromosome 7, ASM1957865v1, whole genome shotgun sequence genome and encodes:
- the LOC8284969 gene encoding protein TIC 20-IV, chloroplastic, with the protein product MPAIAVRAATAATTSRHALKPTSLISPAVVAALAAHRYKGVIVDGCTKILACKPSSSNSSTVGFESNSPFLPRLSLSRTSQGYNQPLHASSSKEKKFSHLSAASTSLFGDQNNVLHGIPRLPTRRRSPELPRAYKSDFFRLPFPVLAEKPEWWWRTLACLPYLISLYMSDTGNFIQPFLEHYDYFGLVYFVPGAVSRLPAYFPMVYYYIALLGVVKNKQVPHFFRFHLMMGMLLETALQVVWYTSNFFPLIHFNGTYGMYYWAGVGFAYILILLQCVRCALAGGYAQMPLISDAALVHTMFNIGGFQRPF